One window of the Cotesia glomerata isolate CgM1 linkage group LG10, MPM_Cglom_v2.3, whole genome shotgun sequence genome contains the following:
- the LOC123273182 gene encoding probable ubiquitin carboxyl-terminal hydrolase FAF-X isoform X2, producing the protein MTIATRGQGVGIDPPESQQTTQVAQVAQVEQDDALNRRIRSTETELEDITRRFAREMTLFKSQQALENSNSEVHLTENVQTESTNETATSTDENNQLKVKRDFPHTKLAMLDEKITSSRWVVPVLPDQELECLLEASIDLCKRGLDVHSEACQRFFREGCTISFTKILTDDAVNSWKPHIHNCINANCERLIELCVLKLDQDWFPLLDLLAMVFNPNNKFHTFNAARISESVPPGSSNIPDEELYARPSPDLRNPRGWLVDLINRFGNLGGFDILLSRFQSGVNLTIPVIYALIRPFGLCYELLTVHTIVKYLMPITDIVPVILDELTDEELKKEAKNESKNDAIVSYYPHRNPTLEDEEWLTAERMAKWIKDNDVLEIVLRDSLHQPQYVEKLEKILRFIIKERALTLEDLDAVWAAQAGKHEAIVKNIHDLLAKLAWDFSPEQLDHLFECFQTSWKTANKKQREKLLELIRRLAEDDKDGVMAHKVLTLFWNLAHSDEVPTEIMDQALNAHVKILDYSCSQDRDAQKTVWLDKCVEELKSGDKWALPALKQIKEICTLYEPNPNMGNNQRSHHVYYRQEVIDRLQNQHSVVILVTNSLTNYMDKVRQLVKENPDIDAMTFMPDGRYNHILQVQERLNFLRFLLKDGQLWLCAEQAKQIWQCLAEQAVFVSDREACFRWFSKLMGEEPDLDPAINKDFFENNILQLDPTLLTESGIKCYERFFKAVNSKEGRLKTKRRTYLMDDVDLIGSDYLWRVITNCPEEIACRGIELLKEVNTNLGPKLQSTVLSFHETFIAECMDRLKAHYDTVSILTGVSSEDKSEAKDEKEYNKITMEALKMCRVMRVLQEYINECDTAFPVERKILPLHRAARGKHMSLILRLVSPGRNIDDIDVYTHSNDTLASLRRQILRRTKANGTNVKLDLYINGESLDQADDRKLLSQIPLRDKMLLSAKLSQMHSNIPSSPDSSSDSSTSSPHHPYDGPNVEAENSLPGVVMSQRPHYVTFFFQLADLGCTLKHSQLRDAARNLLQLVPPDTLTVARLQWLFGHYKEEEGAVNQHCNEQNTSVDTLFFAASPSQVLYNLEVLYTLLMPALDPTSEKAFEFQYNFIKSGEAGVILDMLTKNKFLPNADETTKRSAYLTVLKLCKLLLTVVGNVVACVLDDMQQSDNHDTHYHNNRGFIVILKQALQNVPNQNTEYMLRSVATKLTQHLVNQMPPGGTESDRCCQMFMQAINFELPDMPTIRAIIKIAWAASTGNLNNVDASTDVLHTMHEANQRDPRPIEANDILVCKEALEVLTIALVLNPNALTNLTRDKMWHTFLTDLVLVSVSRIVRMAAAEQFLLISTYCSNHQSFQLNLMVLFSVLNTTVTENARQSQEYFQLLCRLLNYAHISSCPLPSAEALLNIEIAWLKKVRNNVIETGETQVEDALLEGHLSFTKELLAFLPPSKKFELGSDEKRGGTLIKELVNDFIFPASRLMLQLRSTGELSSPQASPVCTTPQSTSAAFDLLVGLCVGCVPNMKLLVTMLTDMFYSERDEPLVEWDYLPPVGPRPLKGFVGLKNAGATCYMNSVLQQLYMVESIRVGLLTAEGAATDLNEDFSGEERVDGEQTIEASDNDTNEEKCGVDESRKEYNIGILKQVQAIFGHLAYSKLQYYIPRGLWKHFKLQGEPVNLREQQDAVEFFMSLVESLDEALKALGHEQIMGKILGGSYSDQKICKGCPHRYSKEEPFSVISVDIRNHSNLLDSLEQYVKGELLEGADAYHCDKCNKKVVTVKRLCVKKLPPVLAIQLKRFEYDFERVCAIKFNDYFEFPRDLDMEPYTVSGLAKLEGEVIDCDYEEINKGTCTKYQLTGIVVHSGQASGGHYYSYILHRQNDGTAKWYKFDDGDVIECKMEEEEEMKTQCFGGDYMGEVFDQMLKRMNFRRQKRWWNAYMLFYTRLDVEENSLMKSFNELSLYTKLGVMKMPPAIEYSVRKQNIKFMHNRNQFSAEYFQFIRKLVSCNAPHVLNRQNLNDKMPAEAEELSMLSVQLASRFLFYTGLHTKKTLRGTATDWYDILSHHLRCSKAVRSWFAHNVLFSHPHRFCEYLLSCQTTEVRTTFMKILVFLAHYSLHDGPCAPPSFNAPSILLDPTATLSDHLLHAVLSLLHREISDHGRHLPHYFSLFHSYANLGLDEKAQLLKLNVPVTFMQVAIDEGPGPTIKYQYPELTKLHQVVSMLIRCCDVSSKCQSSMAQAGVQVLPNPYGDPSCQPDYLMPIQSQAVDILFIRTTYMKKLIEDANVTEDTLKLLQYCCWENPHLSRTVLSELLWQIGFAYTHELRHHMDILLSMLLMEDSWQTHRIHNALKGVPDEREGLFETIIKSKNHYQKRAYQCIKCMVQLFSKCRTAHHLLYQNLELKRKWNHAIDWLQEELEKRPYTSAPPYTHAYNNWSPPTQSNESTNGYFLERSNSAKKTLERAFELCPEEEPEVEEVNEEYYKRGSNSQWVPGSERYAGQPDVTVTQQMQEESEQQQEKQQPTPSPVHIPHVSQVQTSQNPESPQNSSQDP; encoded by the exons atgacaatcgCTACAAGAGGTCAGGGGGTTGGCATAGATCCACCGGAGAGCCAACAGACGACACAGGTGGCACAAGTAGCACAGGTTGAACAAGATGATGCGCTAAATCGAAGAATAAGGAGCACTGAAACCGAATTGGAAGATATTACACGAAGATTTGCTAGAGAG atgaCACTGTTTAAATCACAACAAGCGTTAGAGAACTCTAATTCAGAGGTTCATTTGACTGAAAATGTACAAACAGAGTCAACTAATGAGACTGCTACGTCAACTGATGAAAATAATCAGCTTAAAGTTAAGCGGGACTTTCCACATACTAAATTAGCTATgttagatgaaaaaataacaagTTCACGCTGGGTTGTGCCTGTTCTGCCGGATCAAGAGTTGGAGTGTCTGTTGGAAGCCAGTATAGATTTGTGTAAAAGAG GGCTTGATGTACACAGTGAAGCGTGCCAGCGTTTTTTTCGTGAGGGCTGCACTATTTCCTTCACTAAAATTCTCACCGATGACGCTGTCAACAGTTGGAAGCCTCACATACATAATTGTATTAACGCTAACTGTGAGAGATTGATTGAACTGTGTGTCCTCAAGCTAGACCAAGATTGGTTTCCCCTCCTCGATCTCCTGGCCATGGTCTTCAACCCGAACAATAAATTTCATACCTTCAACGCAGCTAGAATTTCCGAATCCGTTCCACCTGGCTCCAGTAATATTCCGGATGAAGAGCTTTATGCTCGGCCGTCGCCAGACCTGAGGAATCCTCGCGGGTGGCTGGTTGATTTAATCAACAG ATTTGGTAATCTTGGtgggtttgatattttattatcgaGATTTCAAAGTGGAGTAAATCTCACAATACCTGTAATATACGCGTTAATACGACCCTTTGGTCTCTGTTATGAACTACTGACTGTTCATACGATAGTTAAATATCTAATGCCCATAACt gaTATAGTGCCTGTAATATTGGACGAATTAACGGACGAGGAGTTGAAAAAAGAGGCGAAAAATGAATCGAAAAATGACGCTAT TGTTAGTTATTATCCTCACCGTAACCCAACGCTCGAGGACGAGGAGTGGTTGACCGCAGAGCGTATGGCCAAGTGGATAAAGGACAATGACGTATTGGAAATAGTATTACGGGACTCATTGCACCAGCCGCAGTATGTCGAGAAGCTCGAGAAGATCCTACGGTTCATCATAAAGGAGCGCGCGTTGACGCTCGAGGACCTAGACGCAGTCTGGGCTGCCCAGGCAGGCAAACACGAGGCGATAGTCAAAAACATCCACGACTTGCTTGCCAAGTTGGCGTGGGACTTTAGTCCCGAACAGCTGGACCATCTTTTTGAGTGCTTTCAGACCAGTTGGAAGACGGCGAACAAAAAGCAGCGAGAAAAGTTGCTGGAGTTGATTCGTCGGCTGGCTGAAGATGACAAAGACGGTGTGATGGCCCACAAAGTATTGACTTTATTCTGGAATCTAGCTCACTCGGACGAAGTCCCCACAGAGATAATGGACCAGGCGTTGAATGCCCACGTTAAAATTCTAGACTATTCGTGTTCTCAAGACCGAGACGCCCAGAAGACAGTCTGGTTGGACAAGTGTGTGGAGGAATTAAAAAGTGGCGATAAGTGGGCACTGCCTGCGTTGAAgcaaataaaagaaatttgcaCATTGTACGAACCAAACCCCAACATGGGAAACAACCAACGCAGTCATCATGTTTATTATCGGCAAGAAGTTATCGATCGATTACAAAATCAACACAGTGTCGTTATACTTGTGACAAATagtttaacaaattatatggACAAAGTGCGACAACTCGTAAAAGAAAACCCAGATATTGACGCAATGACCTTCATGCCAGATGGACGTTACAATCATATTCTCCAAGTCCAGGAGagacttaattttttacgtttcTTACTTAAAGACGGACAATTGTGGTTGTGCGCCGAGCAGGCCAAGCAAATTTGGCAGTGCTTAGCTGAGCAAGCGGTCTTTGTGTCTGATCGTGAAGCCTGCTTCAGGTGGTTCTCCAAATTGATGGGCGAAGAACCGGATCTCGATCCTGCGATCAATAAAGATTTTTTCGAGAacaatattcttcaattaGACCCTACGTTACTTACCGAAAGTGGCATAAAGTGTTACGAGCGTTTCTTCAAAGCTGTTAATTCCAAGGAAGGAAGGTTGAAAACAAAACGCCGTACCTACCTGATGGACGATGTAGATTTAATCGGAAGTGACTATCTTTGGCGTGTAATCACAAACTGTCCCGAAGAAATAGCTTGTCGGGGTATTGAACTTCTCAAGGAAGTAAACACAAATCTAGGACCAAAGTTACAATCAACAGTGCTGAGTTTCCATGAAACTTTTATAGCCGAATGTATGGATAGATTAAAAGCTCACTACGATACGGTCTCAATACTCACGGGAGTAAGCTCTGAGGACAAAAGCGAGGCTAAAGATGAAAAAGAAtacaacaaaataacaatGGAGGCACTGAAAATGTGCCGGGTTATGAGAGTACTGCAGGAGTATATTAACGAATGTGATACCGCATTCCCAGTAGAACGTAAAATATTGCCTCTGCATCGCGCAGCTCGTGGCAAACACATGTCTCTGATCCTACGTTTGGTAAGTCCGGGAAGAAATATCGACGACATTGACGTTTACACACACAGCAACGACACCCTGGCGTCTCTGAGGCGGCAAATACTGCGTAGGACAAAGGCCAACGGTACGAATGTTAAATTAGATTTGTACATTAATGGTGAGTCTTTGGATCAAGCGGACGACCGCAAGCTGCTTTCCCAAATCCCTTTGAGGGACAAAATGCTGCTGTCTGCCAAGTTAAGCCAGATGCACAGCAACATCCCCAGCTCGCCGGACAGCAGCTCAGACAGCTCAACGAGCTCGCCACACCATCCTTACGACGGTCCTAATGTCGAGGCCGAAAACAGCTTACCAGGGGTCGTGATGTCCCAGCGACCACACTACGTCACCTTTTTCTTTCAGCTAGCAGACCTGGGGTGCACTCTGAAGCACTCACAGCTTCGAGACGCGGCGCGTAACCTCCTGCAGCTGGTCCCACCAGACACTCTCACGGTAGCTCGATTACAGTGGCTCTTTGGCCATTATAAAGAAGAAGAGGGCGCCGTTAACCAGCACTGCAACGAACAAAACACCAGTGTGGACACTCTGTTCTTCGCAGCGAGTCCCAGTCAAGTTTTGTACAATCTCGAGGTATTGTACACGCTGCTGATGCCAGCGCTGGATCCCACATCTGAGAAGGCCTTTGAATTTCagtacaattttataaaaagtggAGAAGCTGGCGTTATCTTGGATATGctgactaaaaataaatttctaccGAACGCCGATGAGACAACTAAGCGCTCCGCGTATTTGACTGTTTTAAAACTCTGTAAATTGTTGTTGACTGTCGTTGGAAATGTTGTGGCTTGTGTGCTGGATGACATGCAGCAGTCAGACAATCATGACACTCATTATCACAATAATCGGggatttattgtaattttaaagcAAGCGCTGCAAAATGTACCCAATCAAAACACCGAATACATGTTACGTAGCGTCGCGACAAAGTTGACTCAACATCTAGTGAACCAGATGCCTCCAGGCGGTACCGAGTCTGACCGTTGCTGTCAAATGTTTATGCAAGCTATCAATTTCGAATTGCCGGACATGCCGACAATACGTGCCATAATAAAGATCGCCTGGGCCGCTTCGACCGGTAACCTCAACAACGTCGACGCTTCTACCGATGTACTTCACACGATGCATGAAGCTAATCAGCGAGACCCACGGCCAATAGAAGCCAATGACATTTTAGTGTGTAAAGAAGCCCTTGAAGTGCTGACAATAGCCCTAGTTCTAAATCCAAATGCGTTGACCAACTTAACTCGGGATAAAATGTGGCACACATTTCTCACGGACCTCGTGCTGGTCAGCGTGTCCAGGATAGTGAGGATGGCCGCTGCTGAGCAGTTTCTCCTCATCTCGACCTACTGCAGCAATCACCAGTCATTTCAACTGAACCTGATGGTCCTTTTCAGTGTTCTAAATACAACTGTTACCGAAAATGCGCGTCAAAGCCAAGAATACTTTCAACTTTTGTGCAGATTACTTAACTACGCTCACATATCTTCGTGTCCGCTACCCTCCGCTGAAGCTCTGCTGAACATCGAGATAGCCTGGCTGAAAAAAGTCCGCAACAATGTAATCGAAACCGGCGAGACCCAGGTTGAGGATGCGCTGCTGGAGGGTCACCTAAGTTTCACCAAAGAACTTCTAGCTTTTCTTCCGCCGTCGAAGAAATTTGAGCTCGGCTCGGACGAGAAGCGCGGTGGTACTTTGATAAAAGAACTGGTCAATGACTTTATTTTTCCAGCTTCGAGGTTGATGCTGCAGCTTCGCAGTACTGGAGAACTGAGCTCGCCGCAGGCCAGCCCGGTCTGTACAACCCCTCAGTCAACCAGCGCGGCTTTTGACCTTCTGGTCGGCCTGTGTGTCGGCTGCGTACCGAATATGAAACTTCTAGTCACGATGCTCACAGACATGTTTTACTCCGAGCGAGATGAGCCACTTGTCGAGTGGGACTACTTACCGCCAGTGGGCCCTAGACCTCTCAAAGGATTCGTCGGGCTGAAAAATGCCGGGGCTACTTGTTACATGAATTCTGTTTTACAGCAACTGTACATGGTCGAGAGCATACGGGTAGGACTGCTGACCGCGGAAGGAGCTGCTACGGATTTGAATGAAGACTTTTCCGGGGAAGAACGCGTCGACGGTGAACAGACTATCGAGGCTAGTGATAATGACACAAATGAAGAAAAGTGCGGTGTTGATGAGTCTAGAAAAGAATACAATATTGGAATTCTTAAGCAAGTACAAGCGATATTTGGACACCTGGCTTACAGTAAATTACAGTACTACATACCTCGTGGTCTCTGGAAACACTTTAAGCTACAAGGTGAGCCGGTTAATCTGAGAGAACAACAGGACGCGGTTGAATTTTTCATGAGCTTAGTCGAGAGCTTAGATGAGGCTCTTAAAGCGCTGGGTCACGAACAAATAATGGGAAAAATTCTCGGTGGGTCCTACAGCgatcaaaaaatttgtaaaggTTGTCCTCACAGGTATTCCAAGGAAGAGCCCTTTAGTGTTATTAGTGTAGATATTCGGAATCACAGCAATCTCCTTGATTCTCTCGAGCAGTATGTCAAGGGCGAACTTTTGGAAGGAGCAGATGCTTACCACTGCGACAAGTGTAACAAAAAG gtTGTTACTGTAAAACGTCTGTGTGTCAAAAAACTTCCGCCGGTACTGGCAATTCAATTGAAACGTTTTGAATATGATTTTGAACGAGTCTGTGCAATTAAGTTTAACGATTACTTTGAATTCCCAAGGGATTTAGACATGGAGCCTTACACTGTCAGTGGACTCGCTAAACTCGAAGGGGAAGTTATTGACTGTGATTATGAGGAAATTAATAAAGGTACTTGTACCAAGTATCAGCTTACTGGTATTGTCGTACACAGCGGACAAGCTAGTGGTGgtcattattattcttatattcTACACag gCAAAATGATGGTACTGCCAAGTGGTACAAATTCGATGATGGCGATGTAATTGAGTGTAAAATGGAAGAGGAAGAAGAAATGAAGACTCAGTGCTTTGGTGGTGATTATATGGGAGAAGTATTCGATCAAATGTTAAAACGCATGAACTTCCGCCGTCAAAAGAGATGGTGGAATGCGTATATGCTTTTCTATACAAGATTAGACGTTGAAGAAAATTCTCTTATGAAAAGTTTCAATGAATTGTCTTTAT atacCAAATTGGGAGTAATGAAAATGCCGCCAGCAATTGAATACAGCGTCCGTAAacagaatattaaatttatgcaTAACCGAAATCAATTCAGCGCTGAGTATTTCCAATTTATCAGGAAATTAGTCTCGTGCAACGCACCACACGTATTGAATCGACAGAACCTCAACGATAAAATGCCAGCGGAGGCCGAAGAATTATCGATGTTATCAGTGCAACTGGCATCAAGATTCTTGTTCTACACCGGGCTCCACACGAAGAAAACGCTGCGAGGTACCGCGACCGATTGGTACGACATTCTCAGCCACCATTTACGCTGCAGCAAAGCAGTGCGTTCGTGGTTCGCTCACAACGTGTTGTTCAGCCACCCTCACAGATTCTGCGAGTACTTGCTAAGCTGTCAAACGACCGAAGTAAGAACCACGTTCATGAAGATCCTGGTGTTCCTTGCGCACTACTCTCTGCACGACGGACCTTGTGCTCCTCCGAGTTTCAACGCGCCTTCAATTCTTCTGGACCCAACAGCAACCCTCAGTGACCACCTGCTTCACGCAGTATTGTCTCTCTTGCATCGTGAAATATCTGACCACGGAAGACATCTACCGCACTACTTCTCGCTGTTTCACTCGTACGCAAACCTCGGTCTGGATGAGAAAGCTCAGCTGCTGAAGCTAAATGTCCCGGTGACATTTATGCAAGTCGCGATCGACGAAGGTCCTGGACCGACAATAAAATATCAGTATCCAGAGTTGACGAAGCTTCATCAAGTAGTTAGCATGTTAATCCGCTGCTGCGACGTGTCTTCTAAATGCCAGTCGAGTATGGCGCAAGCTGGCGTTCAAGTTCTACCAAACCCGTATGGAGATCCATCGTGCCAACCCGACTACTTGATGCCCATCCAGTCTCAAGCTGTCGATATTCTCTTCATTCGTACgacttatatgaaaaaattaatcgaaGACGCTAATGTCACCGAAGACACTCTTAAATTGCTACAGTATTGCTGTTGGGAAAACCCACATCTCTCACGGACAGTCCTCAGCGAGCTGCTCTGGCAAATAGGGTTCGCGTACACTCACGAGCTGAGACATCACATGGATATTTTGCTGTCCATGCTGCTTATGGAAGACTCGTGGCAAACTCACCGAATTCACAACGCTCTCAAAGGAGTCCCAGACGAAAGGGAAGGACTTTTCGAAACGATAATCAAGAGCAAAAATCATTACCAAAAACGCGCGTATCAGTGCATTAAGTGTATGGTTCAATTGTTCAGTAAGTGCCGAACTGCTCATCATTTGCTATACCAAAATCTTGAGTTGAAGAGAAAGTGGAACCATGCTATCGACTGGTTGCAAGAAGAACTTGAAAAACGGCCGTACACCTCCGCGCCTCCTTATACTCATGCTTATAATAATTGGTCCCCTCCAACCCAATCCAACGAGTCGACTAATGGGTACTTTTTGGAACGCAGTAACAGTGCTAAGAAAACTTTAGAGCGTGCCTTTGAACTTTGCCCTGAAGAAGAGCCCGAAGTTGAGGAGGTTAATGAGGAATATTATAAACGAGGAAGTAATTCACAGTGGGTTCCTGGATCTGaaag gtatgcTGGTCAACCGGATGTAACAGTAACGCAGCAAATGCAAGAAGAAAGTGAACAGCAGCAAGAAAAGCAGCAACCTACGCCGTCACCTGTTCATATACCTCACGTGAGTCAAGTACAGACTTCTCAAAACCCAGAGTCACCTCAAAACAGTAGTCAGGATCCATAA